Proteins encoded within one genomic window of Myxococcus virescens:
- a CDS encoding MBL fold metallo-hydrolase: protein MQTFIEHLGHTSFVIQRGPLRVLIDPVLVLRELEFRQPACPAWFFDDLSSVDAVFFSHAHDDHLHPPSLLGLREDVALYFLDRPKPGAAPESSARATLTALGFRNLHPFQEGDVVELAQDLRIHILPAQCSGEGEEQCALLVETPDVLALDAVDVTDSPRTREALEAFRGRVDVAFVPTGASVQWQGFWNQMDSVGALAFCDWLKPARIATCGGTLSMAGRPREDRLERYPVDRAHWMAAAVTRAHDSALLPWKPPYRLVYGEHVLERCALLQPGRRFEPARGQRRPQALLTTFFTGYHPSKPIQRWGWGDNNDLVRWLEPFEAIREVLRASTHDLRYLLERCQLSVNKTPAAVLVPRTLRCLVEGKAFELAARVVSLLPSKVSEPADMDAGYFAAVEAALLSEPALEAPLREDLAACLWMDRGLFHIQCMSRRMKELARRDERTEALRATHVSVLRDSLLQRRPVLGPYHLRVTRDLARLLDARPLSPETSEVLCYASPAGIRHQPLSTLEALLLDQCDGRTVAEMVGDVSAALSLPHDDVRSAIFTFLSHLSHESPLVLDWSH, encoded by the coding sequence GTGCAGACTTTCATCGAGCACCTGGGCCACACTTCATTTGTCATTCAGCGCGGTCCTCTGAGGGTTCTCATCGACCCGGTGCTGGTGCTGCGGGAGCTGGAGTTTCGGCAGCCTGCGTGTCCCGCGTGGTTCTTCGATGACCTGTCGTCGGTGGACGCGGTCTTCTTCTCCCACGCGCACGACGACCATCTCCATCCACCCAGCCTGTTGGGGCTTCGCGAAGACGTCGCCCTCTACTTCCTCGACAGGCCGAAGCCGGGCGCGGCGCCCGAGTCGAGCGCTCGCGCGACTCTCACGGCGCTGGGCTTTCGCAATCTCCACCCCTTCCAGGAGGGGGACGTCGTCGAGCTGGCCCAGGACCTGCGCATCCACATCCTGCCCGCGCAGTGTTCGGGGGAGGGCGAGGAGCAGTGTGCCCTGCTGGTGGAGACGCCGGATGTGCTGGCGCTGGACGCGGTGGACGTGACGGATTCACCCCGGACGCGCGAAGCGCTGGAGGCCTTCCGGGGCCGGGTTGATGTCGCCTTCGTCCCCACGGGGGCCTCGGTCCAGTGGCAGGGCTTCTGGAATCAGATGGACTCCGTGGGAGCGCTCGCGTTCTGCGACTGGTTGAAGCCAGCGCGTATCGCGACCTGTGGGGGCACGCTGTCCATGGCGGGGCGGCCGCGGGAAGACCGCCTGGAGCGCTACCCGGTCGACCGGGCGCATTGGATGGCCGCCGCGGTGACGCGCGCGCATGACTCGGCGCTCCTGCCCTGGAAGCCCCCGTATCGGCTCGTCTATGGCGAGCACGTCCTGGAGCGCTGCGCGCTGCTGCAGCCCGGCCGTCGTTTCGAACCGGCGCGGGGGCAGCGGCGTCCTCAGGCCCTGTTGACGACCTTCTTCACGGGATATCACCCGAGCAAACCCATTCAGCGTTGGGGATGGGGAGACAACAACGACCTCGTGCGTTGGCTGGAGCCGTTCGAGGCCATCCGGGAAGTGCTGCGCGCATCCACCCACGACCTGCGCTACCTGCTGGAGCGGTGCCAGCTGTCCGTCAACAAGACCCCCGCGGCGGTCCTGGTGCCCCGGACGCTCCGCTGCCTCGTGGAGGGCAAGGCCTTCGAGCTCGCGGCGAGGGTGGTCTCGCTCCTCCCGTCGAAGGTCTCGGAGCCCGCGGACATGGATGCTGGCTACTTCGCCGCTGTCGAGGCCGCGCTCCTGTCTGAGCCGGCGCTCGAGGCGCCGCTGCGGGAGGACCTGGCGGCCTGCCTGTGGATGGACCGGGGCCTGTTCCACATTCAGTGCATGTCACGCCGGATGAAGGAGCTGGCCCGCCGTGACGAGCGCACCGAGGCGCTTCGCGCGACCCACGTGTCGGTCCTGCGTGACAGCCTCCTCCAGCGCCGCCCGGTGTTGGGGCCCTACCACCTGCGCGTCACGCGAGACCTGGCGCGGCTGCTGGACGCGCGCCCGTTGTCGCCGGAGACGTCCGAGGTCCTGTGTTACGCGAGCCCGGCAGGCATCCGCCATCAGCCGCTGTCGACGCTCGAGGCACTCCTGCTGGACCAATGTGACGGGCGCACGGTCGCCGAGATGGTCGGCGACGTGAGCGCGGCCCTCTCCCTGCCTCACGATGACGTCCGGTCGGCCATCTTCACGTTCCTGTCCCATCTGTCGCACGAGTCGCCGTTGGTGCTCGACTGGAGTCACTGA
- a CDS encoding glycosyltransferase family 9 protein, giving the protein MKIHEVRATTQGTERSIDAEMLRQAVGDCDLFVCFNTWHATGVSELLEGFPAATETVGLYRRYKQWVRGEESQHSADRLFSVAQQVDPTLRLEDFAQPPVLTPEATEAARRFRDSVPDGAKVLALHTETGSRKQWPVARYRAVLDAFLAAHPEWLVLNVDYNATELAPMVHEGRVLSVAGAPLDVAMALLGACDGFLGIDSCMLHAADFFRLPSVGLFGTTSPQQWGFRFTPAFREPTGNGSMDDITEEEVLGALTDLAAGRLRPA; this is encoded by the coding sequence ATGAAGATTCACGAGGTCCGCGCGACCACGCAAGGCACGGAGCGAAGCATCGACGCAGAGATGCTCCGGCAGGCGGTGGGGGACTGCGACTTGTTTGTCTGTTTCAACACCTGGCACGCGACGGGTGTCTCCGAGCTGCTCGAGGGGTTTCCGGCGGCCACCGAGACGGTCGGCCTGTATCGCCGTTACAAGCAGTGGGTCCGGGGTGAAGAATCCCAGCACTCCGCGGACCGGCTCTTCTCGGTGGCCCAGCAGGTGGATCCCACCCTGCGGCTGGAGGATTTCGCCCAGCCCCCCGTGCTGACGCCCGAGGCCACCGAGGCCGCCAGGCGCTTTCGTGACAGCGTCCCCGACGGGGCCAAGGTGCTCGCGCTCCATACGGAGACCGGCTCCCGGAAACAGTGGCCCGTCGCCCGCTACCGCGCCGTGCTGGATGCCTTCCTGGCGGCCCATCCCGAATGGCTCGTGCTCAACGTGGACTACAACGCCACGGAGCTGGCGCCCATGGTCCATGAAGGCCGCGTGCTGTCCGTCGCAGGCGCCCCACTCGATGTCGCCATGGCGCTGCTCGGTGCCTGTGATGGCTTCCTCGGCATCGACTCCTGCATGCTGCACGCGGCGGACTTCTTCCGGCTCCCTTCGGTGGGCCTGTTCGGAACGACCTCTCCCCAGCAATGGGGCTTCCGTTTCACGCCGGCCTTCCGCGAGCCCACCGGGAACGGGAGCATGGACGACATCACCGAGGAAGAAGTCCTCGGCGCGCTCACGGACCTCGCCGCCGGCCGGCTGCGCCCCGCCTGA
- a CDS encoding radical SAM protein: MRVPGLRYRDEWLPNFFPAKQVGPDHFVRLSRTGAMQLLSGAENAQLDEISMDEALFARLEQTSHLITAQNSSRVLEDLKRWHDRTYAGPGLHIVVLSKRCNLNCTYCHMNPENISADSKRFDMQPDVADAIIRFALGSPAPFLGFEFQGGEPFLNFEGMKYFVEEARRQNEAVGKRLRFSVVSNLMVATDEHIAYCKENRINVSYSLNGPEDIHDSFRVTRSGAGSFRKVMERLSHFRDRFPGVLSASPLCVVGASNAKELKRTIDFYHAEGFKDLAILKLKALGNARKEKLPFDIQDFLHYYLDALDYIYEKNRQENENYSERVVRVVLAKILQSTDTGFVDWRNPVGDFGSAITYDHDGEILPSDEARSMRSEFGLGNVKGTTYDALIRNKATFRSMNLSLRDRDSQCRECAFNPYCGVLPVLDYARTGDATPRPHASEECLQTLAVVEWVLRKLVEDPIPLLRMMPGMDAALVEMANGLPTESSSQAMPPMLSVQSG; encoded by the coding sequence ATGAGGGTCCCAGGGTTGCGTTATCGCGACGAGTGGCTGCCCAACTTCTTCCCCGCGAAGCAGGTGGGCCCCGACCACTTCGTGCGGCTGTCCCGGACGGGCGCCATGCAGCTGTTGTCCGGCGCGGAGAATGCCCAGCTCGACGAAATCTCCATGGATGAGGCCCTGTTCGCGCGGCTCGAGCAGACCAGCCACCTCATCACCGCGCAGAACTCCTCGCGCGTGCTGGAGGACCTCAAGCGCTGGCACGACCGGACCTACGCGGGGCCGGGGCTCCACATCGTCGTGCTGTCCAAGCGGTGCAACCTCAACTGCACCTACTGCCACATGAACCCGGAGAACATCTCCGCGGATTCCAAGCGCTTCGACATGCAGCCCGACGTCGCGGATGCCATCATCCGCTTCGCGCTCGGCTCTCCGGCCCCCTTCCTGGGCTTCGAGTTCCAGGGCGGCGAGCCCTTCTTGAACTTCGAGGGCATGAAGTACTTCGTCGAGGAGGCCCGCAGGCAGAACGAAGCCGTGGGCAAGCGGCTCCGCTTCTCCGTGGTGAGCAACCTCATGGTCGCCACCGACGAGCACATCGCGTACTGCAAGGAGAACCGCATCAACGTGTCGTATTCGTTGAACGGTCCCGAGGACATTCACGACTCATTCCGAGTCACGCGGAGCGGGGCGGGCAGCTTCCGCAAGGTCATGGAGCGGCTGAGCCACTTCCGCGACCGATTCCCCGGGGTGCTCAGCGCGTCGCCCCTGTGCGTGGTGGGGGCCTCCAACGCCAAGGAGCTGAAGCGCACCATCGACTTCTATCATGCGGAGGGCTTCAAGGACCTCGCCATCCTCAAGCTCAAGGCCCTGGGCAACGCCCGCAAGGAGAAGCTGCCCTTCGACATCCAGGACTTCCTCCACTACTACCTGGACGCGCTCGATTACATCTACGAGAAGAACCGCCAGGAGAACGAAAACTACTCCGAGCGCGTGGTCCGGGTCGTCCTGGCCAAGATTCTCCAGTCGACGGATACGGGCTTCGTGGACTGGCGCAACCCGGTCGGGGACTTCGGTTCGGCCATCACCTACGACCATGACGGCGAAATCCTGCCGTCGGACGAAGCCCGTTCGATGCGCTCCGAGTTCGGCTTGGGCAACGTGAAGGGGACGACCTATGACGCGCTCATCCGCAACAAGGCCACGTTCCGGTCCATGAACCTGTCGCTGCGGGATCGTGACTCGCAGTGCCGCGAGTGCGCCTTCAATCCCTACTGCGGCGTGCTGCCGGTGCTCGACTACGCCCGGACCGGGGACGCGACGCCGCGCCCCCATGCGTCCGAGGAATGCCTGCAGACGTTGGCGGTCGTGGAGTGGGTCCTGCGCAAGCTCGTGGAGGACCCCATCCCCCTGCTGCGGATGATGCCTGGAATGGACGCCGCCCTGGTGGAGATGGCCAACGGTCTGCCGACAGAGTCTTCCTCGCAGGCCATGCCGCCGATGCTGAGCGTGCAGAGCGGCTGA
- a CDS encoding M20/M25/M40 family metallo-hydrolase, which produces MKTWMPVSLLLLNAPLALAEPLKAKPADKTVWIAIGTDAITPMQETFAAEGWNVPTALKQQEHAGVFQLKESQLSRLALMMHEKFDRCAGFITYETKEEALASLAPVAPNATQKAVSYTLTNAATVNTLVGELSAANIRTTIADLSAFPTRSQSSQGGVDAAAMLLAKWQGYVTGAGRTDVTVAYYPHAGWRQPSVILTIPGTELSGEVVVVGGHLDSISSTSAAPGADDDASGIATFTEVIRAAMARNYRPLRTVKFMAYAAEETGLRGSREIALFHKNNNINVVGVMQLDMTNYKHPNATRDVGIVIDNTNAAQNQFIRNLITTYVGVQFIDTTCGYGCSDHASWHNQGYAASIPFEGTVAQKNPNIHTPRDTLANSDSSAAHALKFSKIAAAYVAELAKGTAQ; this is translated from the coding sequence ATGAAGACCTGGATGCCGGTCTCGCTGTTGCTGCTGAATGCCCCGCTGGCCCTTGCCGAGCCGCTCAAGGCCAAGCCAGCTGACAAGACTGTCTGGATTGCGATTGGCACGGATGCCATCACGCCCATGCAGGAGACCTTCGCGGCCGAAGGCTGGAACGTGCCCACCGCCCTCAAGCAGCAGGAGCACGCGGGCGTGTTCCAGCTGAAGGAGTCTCAGCTGTCGAGGCTGGCGCTGATGATGCACGAGAAGTTCGACCGGTGCGCGGGCTTCATCACCTACGAGACGAAGGAGGAAGCACTGGCGTCCCTGGCGCCCGTAGCCCCCAATGCGACCCAGAAGGCCGTCAGCTACACCCTCACCAACGCCGCGACCGTGAACACCCTGGTGGGTGAGCTCTCTGCCGCGAACATCCGCACCACCATCGCCGACCTGTCCGCCTTCCCCACGCGCAGCCAGAGCTCGCAAGGGGGCGTGGACGCCGCGGCCATGCTCCTGGCGAAGTGGCAGGGCTACGTCACCGGCGCGGGGCGCACGGACGTCACCGTGGCGTACTACCCGCACGCGGGCTGGCGGCAGCCCTCGGTCATCCTCACCATCCCGGGCACCGAGCTGTCTGGCGAGGTCGTCGTGGTGGGCGGCCACCTGGACTCCATCAGCTCCACCAGCGCCGCGCCCGGCGCCGATGACGATGCGTCCGGCATCGCGACGTTCACCGAAGTCATCCGCGCCGCCATGGCTCGCAACTACCGCCCCCTGCGGACGGTGAAGTTCATGGCCTACGCCGCGGAGGAGACGGGCCTGCGCGGCTCGCGGGAAATCGCCCTCTTCCACAAGAACAACAACATCAACGTCGTGGGGGTGATGCAGCTCGACATGACGAACTACAAGCACCCCAACGCCACAAGGGATGTGGGCATCGTCATCGACAACACGAACGCCGCCCAGAACCAGTTCATCCGCAACCTGATAACGACGTACGTCGGCGTGCAGTTCATCGACACGACCTGCGGCTATGGTTGCTCGGACCACGCCTCCTGGCACAACCAGGGTTACGCGGCCTCCATCCCCTTCGAGGGGACCGTTGCCCAGAAGAATCCCAACATCCACACCCCCAGGGACACCCTGGCGAACTCCGACAGCAGCGCCGCGCACGCGCTCAAGTTCTCCAAGATTGCCGCCGCCTATGTCGCCGAGCTGGCCAAGGGCACCGCGCAGTAG
- a CDS encoding aKG-HExxH-type peptide beta-hydroxylase, whose translation MQFQEAFTFPTPLSPETEASARELLRAQQMGQLDLLMGWVQQPERLGKLGGCAAELQSLLSEAFELVERAPALAREFLEHWSTTVLLGRLLGPAAVGPGLIQCLMGNLASLLIVQRLRGEVTHGEAFFVTPRTLYCLPRGERLDVRGPGEGRVVWHFSGAECLLSDEGHAGPGLRIPLPLTGEAPVSIQPLPWSETWNVPVLDDSEMLGITGRREQAGIPDDGSTGTWRPMPLLRSTEEAFHILRELWPEVLDWARVLLPALVDMGGPENRSVRCSSSYGAGTPVFLTRVAHGLEHAEDLVHELQHERMYLLLDSRAFGRWDDSRPEFVSAYRTDPRPLRGVHLGLHSFLAVNRLRLRALDRPEFKQREWRFQLLKSHRCNLLSFRTLLDFERPTPEGRVLLAQMAQALSEQHPLIERVADADMDQAFDAWMKQHFSRVAGSGPVVNDAETYMDWREAAVLAARYTQHAGGAA comes from the coding sequence ATGCAATTCCAAGAGGCCTTCACGTTCCCGACGCCGTTGTCCCCCGAGACGGAAGCCTCGGCGCGGGAGCTGTTGCGTGCGCAGCAGATGGGGCAGCTCGACCTGCTCATGGGCTGGGTCCAGCAGCCGGAGCGGCTCGGGAAGTTGGGGGGATGTGCCGCGGAGCTCCAGTCCCTCCTCTCCGAGGCGTTCGAGCTCGTCGAGCGCGCGCCGGCGCTGGCGCGTGAGTTCCTGGAGCACTGGAGCACGACGGTGCTGCTCGGCCGCTTGTTGGGGCCCGCCGCCGTCGGGCCTGGCTTGATTCAATGCCTAATGGGCAACCTCGCGTCCCTGCTCATCGTCCAGCGGCTGCGGGGAGAGGTCACCCACGGCGAAGCCTTCTTCGTGACGCCGCGGACCCTCTACTGCCTGCCTCGGGGGGAGCGGCTCGACGTGCGCGGCCCCGGTGAAGGGCGCGTCGTTTGGCACTTCTCTGGCGCGGAGTGCCTGCTCTCCGACGAGGGGCACGCCGGCCCCGGGCTGCGCATCCCGCTGCCGCTCACGGGCGAAGCACCCGTGAGCATCCAGCCGTTGCCCTGGTCCGAGACCTGGAACGTTCCGGTGCTGGACGACAGTGAGATGCTCGGCATCACCGGCCGGCGAGAGCAAGCGGGCATCCCGGACGATGGGAGCACGGGCACCTGGCGGCCCATGCCCCTGCTGCGAAGCACGGAGGAGGCCTTCCACATCCTGAGGGAGCTGTGGCCCGAAGTGCTCGACTGGGCCCGCGTGTTGCTCCCCGCGCTCGTCGACATGGGAGGCCCGGAGAACCGGAGCGTGCGTTGCTCGTCCTCGTATGGGGCTGGCACGCCCGTCTTCCTCACGCGCGTGGCCCACGGCCTGGAGCATGCGGAGGACCTGGTCCACGAGCTGCAACACGAGCGCATGTATCTGCTGCTCGACTCGCGCGCATTCGGGCGGTGGGACGACTCACGTCCCGAGTTCGTCTCCGCCTACCGCACCGACCCTCGCCCCCTCCGAGGCGTGCATCTGGGCCTGCACTCCTTCCTGGCGGTGAACCGGCTCCGGCTGCGGGCGCTGGACAGGCCCGAGTTCAAGCAGCGGGAGTGGCGCTTCCAACTGCTCAAGTCACACCGCTGCAACCTGCTCTCCTTCCGGACCCTCCTGGACTTCGAGCGTCCCACGCCCGAAGGGCGCGTGCTCCTCGCGCAGATGGCCCAGGCCCTGAGTGAGCAGCACCCGCTCATCGAACGTGTCGCGGATGCGGACATGGACCAGGCCTTCGACGCCTGGATGAAGCAGCACTTCTCGCGGGTGGCCGGCAGCGGCCCCGTGGTGAATGACGCCGAGACATACATGGACTGGCGCGAGGCGGCAGTGCTCGCGGCCCGCTATACCCAGCACGCCGGAGGTGCCGCATGA
- a CDS encoding ABC transporter permease — MDTIRQDIRFGARLLLKSPTFTLVAMMTLALGIGASTAIFSVVNSIWLQPMRFPHEERLVMVWDSLPKAGVERSETSLATLEDWTAQAGVFEHVAGIVPRSLNMGGALQPERLQAFRVGAALFPALEARPSLGRAFSAEEDRVGGEAVVVLSDALWRRRFGGAPSVLGESVTLDGEPYTVVGVMPKSFDFPPGAEAWVPLAPTQAELDARGDRKVRVVGRLKPGFSVSMAEDALRVLAGQLAERYPDTDSERTVRLTSVREAYLGPLRPLLITLAGAVGFVLLIGCANVASLLLARAAARRRELAIRGALGASPTRLMVQALTESVLLSLLGGGLGILGALWGTHMIATMLPPGLAERLPGWQSIQVDGGALLFCVGLSAITGVLFGLAPAFQMSRQNPLEAMREGAGATAGRKSIRSALVTAEVALALMLVVGASLMLRSLYQLQGTSPGFAAERVFYFDVTLPETKYPTDAERVRFFHALQERLSSVPGAQAVSAASLPPISRRSQSSNIYLEGQPKPQPGQLPEASQRVISPGYFRTMGIPLHEGRDFNALDVEDSPRVAMINSALARRFWPGESPLGKRFFTGGTEPWEVIGVVGDVRTLWRGQVRSSVPEFYLPLAQAPRDAMVMMVTVGGTGAAASSLALALREGMASLDPEQPPPSPRPLEELIAESFGSRHLLAALLGFFACVALLLAAGGVYGIMAYSVTQRRTEIGVRMALGAREGSIFWLILSQALRLAGLGVIIGSVLALVLARGLSKLLFEVSPADPLVFLGTACVLLFVALVAGYVPAWRAARVPPSMAMREE, encoded by the coding sequence ATGGATACAATTCGTCAGGACATCCGGTTTGGCGCCAGGTTGTTGCTCAAGAGTCCGACGTTCACCCTGGTCGCGATGATGACGCTGGCGCTGGGGATTGGCGCGAGCACGGCGATATTCAGCGTGGTCAACTCCATCTGGCTGCAACCCATGCGTTTCCCGCATGAGGAGCGTCTGGTGATGGTGTGGGACTCGCTTCCCAAGGCGGGTGTCGAGCGGAGCGAGACATCCCTGGCGACGCTGGAGGACTGGACCGCGCAGGCGGGGGTCTTCGAGCACGTGGCGGGGATTGTTCCGCGGAGCTTGAACATGGGCGGCGCGCTGCAGCCGGAGCGGCTCCAGGCGTTTCGGGTGGGCGCCGCGCTGTTCCCCGCGCTGGAGGCGAGGCCCTCGCTGGGCAGGGCGTTCTCCGCGGAAGAAGACCGCGTGGGTGGCGAGGCGGTGGTGGTGCTGTCGGACGCGTTGTGGCGGCGCCGGTTCGGTGGCGCGCCCTCCGTGCTGGGTGAGTCCGTCACGCTGGATGGTGAGCCCTACACGGTCGTGGGCGTGATGCCGAAGAGCTTCGACTTCCCGCCTGGCGCCGAAGCCTGGGTGCCGCTCGCGCCGACGCAGGCGGAGCTGGATGCGCGCGGGGACCGGAAGGTGCGGGTGGTGGGCCGCCTCAAGCCCGGCTTCTCCGTGTCGATGGCGGAGGACGCCCTGCGGGTCCTCGCGGGGCAACTGGCGGAGCGGTACCCCGACACGGATTCGGAGCGCACCGTGCGGCTGACGTCCGTGCGCGAGGCCTACCTGGGGCCCCTGAGGCCGCTGCTCATCACCCTGGCGGGCGCGGTGGGCTTCGTGTTGCTCATCGGGTGCGCGAACGTCGCGAGCCTGCTGCTGGCGCGCGCGGCGGCCCGGCGGCGGGAGCTGGCGATTCGTGGGGCGCTGGGCGCGAGCCCGACGCGCCTGATGGTCCAGGCCCTGACCGAGAGCGTCTTGCTGTCGCTCCTGGGCGGGGGATTGGGAATCCTGGGCGCGCTGTGGGGCACGCACATGATTGCCACCATGCTGCCGCCCGGGTTGGCGGAGCGCCTGCCAGGGTGGCAATCCATCCAGGTGGATGGAGGGGCGCTGCTGTTCTGTGTCGGGCTGTCCGCCATCACCGGGGTGCTGTTTGGGCTGGCGCCCGCGTTCCAGATGTCGCGGCAGAACCCGCTGGAGGCGATGCGGGAGGGGGCGGGCGCCACGGCGGGGCGAAAGAGCATCCGCTCGGCCCTGGTGACGGCGGAGGTGGCCCTGGCCTTGATGCTGGTCGTCGGCGCGAGCCTGATGCTTCGAAGCCTCTACCAGCTCCAGGGGACCTCACCCGGCTTCGCCGCCGAACGCGTGTTCTACTTCGACGTCACGCTGCCGGAGACCAAGTATCCGACGGACGCCGAGCGGGTTCGCTTCTTCCATGCGCTGCAGGAGCGGTTGTCCTCCGTGCCGGGAGCCCAGGCCGTCTCGGCGGCCAGCCTGCCGCCCATCAGCCGTCGCAGCCAGAGCTCGAACATCTATCTGGAGGGGCAGCCGAAGCCGCAGCCCGGGCAGCTGCCCGAGGCCAGTCAGCGCGTCATCTCCCCGGGCTATTTCCGGACCATGGGCATCCCCTTGCACGAGGGGCGCGATTTCAACGCGTTGGACGTGGAGGATTCGCCCCGGGTCGCGATGATCAACTCGGCCCTGGCGCGGCGCTTCTGGCCCGGGGAGTCGCCGCTGGGCAAGCGCTTCTTCACGGGGGGCACCGAGCCGTGGGAGGTCATCGGCGTGGTGGGTGACGTCCGGACGCTGTGGCGCGGGCAGGTGCGTTCATCCGTGCCGGAGTTCTACCTGCCACTGGCGCAGGCCCCGCGTGACGCGATGGTGATGATGGTGACCGTGGGAGGGACGGGAGCGGCGGCGTCGTCGCTGGCGCTGGCCTTGCGTGAGGGAATGGCGTCGTTGGACCCCGAGCAACCACCGCCGTCGCCGCGGCCTTTGGAGGAGCTCATCGCGGAGTCGTTCGGCTCCAGGCACCTGCTGGCCGCGCTGCTGGGGTTCTTCGCGTGCGTGGCGCTGCTGCTGGCCGCCGGGGGCGTCTACGGCATCATGGCCTATTCCGTCACCCAGCGGCGGACCGAGATTGGCGTGCGCATGGCGCTGGGTGCGCGGGAGGGGAGCATCTTCTGGTTGATATTGAGCCAGGCGCTGCGGCTCGCCGGGCTGGGCGTCATCATCGGCTCCGTGCTGGCGCTGGTCCTGGCGCGGGGCCTGTCGAAGTTGCTCTTCGAGGTCAGCCCCGCGGACCCGCTCGTCTTCCTCGGGACGGCATGCGTGCTGCTCTTCGTGGCGCTGGTGGCGGGCTACGTGCCCGCCTGGCGCGCCGCGCGCGTCCCGCCCAGCATGGCCATGCGCGAGGAGTGA
- a CDS encoding ABC transporter ATP-binding protein — MGLIQNPPLSHASLRRVLALARPEWRLLLLGTCFLFIGSAGGLLFPQAIRVILDEALTTATLDMVNDTTLWMLGVCFIQSVAIGLRFAFFNIAGERIVSDLRERLYRSLLEQEIAFFDQHRTGGLTSRLSTDTALIQGAVSTHIAIMLRNATTLIGGLALLLYTSPRLTLVMLAVVPPVTLGALFYGRKARQLARDAQAAVAEANEVAAESLYGIQTVQAFVAEDAERRSYGRAIGKALSLARTRIVSSGFFMGGTGFTGLASTLLVFWYGTHMVVSGDITVGGLTSFLMYTLMVVMAVGALSELWAEFMKAGGATERVFELIDRTPAISVSGGERPANMEGHLRFRDVSFSYPTRRDVPVLQGLDLDVAPGEVVALVGHSGAGKSTVASLLMRFYDPDQGAILVDGTDLRTLDVRWLRQNIGIVSQEPTLFSGSIADNIRYGRTDATDAEVEAAARVANAHDFVSRFPEGYRTRVGERGIQLSGGQKQRVAIARAVLKDPRLLILDEATSALDSESEHLVKEALDRLMVGRTTLIIAHRLSTVAGVDRIFVLDQGRVVQHGNHEALITQDGLYKRLVERQFIAA; from the coding sequence ATGGGCTTGATTCAGAATCCGCCGCTGAGCCACGCATCCCTTCGTCGCGTCCTGGCACTGGCTCGTCCCGAGTGGAGGCTGCTCTTGCTCGGCACGTGCTTCCTCTTCATCGGAAGCGCGGGAGGACTGCTCTTCCCACAGGCCATCCGGGTCATCCTCGACGAAGCCTTGACCACCGCCACGCTCGACATGGTGAACGACACCACCCTGTGGATGCTGGGGGTGTGTTTCATCCAGTCGGTGGCCATCGGGCTGCGCTTCGCCTTCTTCAACATCGCGGGTGAGCGCATCGTCAGCGACCTGCGGGAGCGGCTGTATCGCAGCTTGCTGGAGCAGGAGATCGCGTTCTTCGACCAGCACCGCACGGGCGGCCTCACCAGCCGGCTGTCCACGGACACCGCCCTCATCCAGGGCGCCGTCAGTACGCACATCGCCATCATGCTCCGCAACGCGACCACGTTGATTGGCGGGCTGGCGCTGCTGCTCTACACCTCGCCCCGGTTGACGCTCGTCATGCTGGCGGTCGTCCCTCCCGTGACGCTGGGGGCGCTGTTCTACGGCCGCAAGGCCCGGCAGCTCGCGCGAGACGCCCAGGCCGCGGTGGCCGAAGCCAATGAAGTCGCCGCCGAGTCCCTCTATGGCATCCAGACGGTCCAGGCCTTCGTCGCCGAAGACGCGGAGCGCCGGAGCTATGGCCGTGCCATCGGCAAGGCCCTGTCGCTGGCGCGCACGCGAATCGTCTCCTCGGGCTTCTTCATGGGAGGAACGGGCTTCACCGGCCTGGCTTCGACCCTGCTCGTCTTCTGGTACGGCACGCACATGGTCGTTTCGGGCGACATCACGGTGGGTGGACTGACCTCCTTCCTGATGTACACGCTGATGGTCGTCATGGCCGTCGGCGCCCTGAGCGAGCTGTGGGCGGAGTTCATGAAGGCCGGAGGCGCCACCGAGCGCGTCTTCGAGCTCATCGACCGTACGCCCGCCATCTCCGTCAGCGGCGGCGAGCGGCCCGCGAACATGGAAGGCCACCTGCGCTTCCGCGACGTCAGCTTCAGCTACCCCACGCGCCGCGACGTGCCCGTCCTCCAAGGCCTGGACCTGGACGTCGCCCCCGGTGAAGTCGTGGCGCTGGTGGGACACTCGGGCGCGGGCAAGTCGACCGTCGCCTCGCTGTTGATGCGCTTCTACGATCCGGACCAGGGGGCCATCCTCGTCGATGGGACGGACCTGCGAACGCTCGACGTCCGCTGGCTCCGTCAGAACATCGGCATCGTGTCGCAGGAGCCCACGCTCTTCTCGGGCAGCATCGCCGACAACATCCGCTACGGACGCACCGACGCCACCGATGCGGAAGTGGAAGCCGCGGCCCGCGTCGCCAATGCCCACGACTTCGTGAGCCGATTTCCAGAAGGCTACCGCACGCGCGTCGGCGAGCGGGGCATCCAGCTCTCGGGCGGACAGAAGCAGCGCGTCGCCATTGCCCGCGCGGTCCTCAAGGATCCGCGCCTGCTCATCCTGGACGAAGCCACCAGCGCGCTGGACTCCGAAAGCGAGCACCTGGTCAAGGAGGCGCTGGACCGGCTCATGGTGGGGCGCACCACCCTCATCATCGCCCACCGCCTGTCCACCGTGGCGGGCGTCGACCGCATCTTCGTGCTGGACCAGGGCCGCGTCGTCCAGCACGGAAACCACGAGGCGCTCATCACCCAGGACGGCCTCTACAAGCGCCTCGTGGAACGGCAGTTCATCGCCGCCTGA